The Armatimonadota bacterium DNA window GGGGCACCCATAGCAACCGCCCACTGGCCCACTTTTACCTTATCCGAATCTGCAAACTGTGCAGCGGGAAGGTCTTTTGCGTCAATCTTAACAAGAGCCAGGTCAGTTCGGGGGTCGAGAAACACTTTGCCCTTGAACTCACGCCCATCCAGGAGTTTGACGGTGACTCTGTCCGCATCAGCCACAACATGGCTGTTGGTTAGAATATAGCCGTCAGAACGAACAATTATTCCCGAACCGCTGGCTATCTGAGTCTGTTTCTGAGTCTCCTGGGACTGCCGTGGTATACTGAACGGGCTTAAGTTGAATAAATTATCAAAGCCCGCAAATGGATCACGCACTTCGACAGTCTTTTCTCTTGTGATATAAACGACACTTGGGCCGACTTTATCGGCAACATCTTCGAAAGCAGTGCGCCAGTCCGACATAGCCGCATCTTTTGTCGCGGCAATAGCCGGTGCGGATGAGTGATGATAATAATTTGCTGCAAGTGAAAAACCGAGCGCAACGCTCAGAACGCACACAACCAAAATGTTAGGTTGTTTCAGCGCTTTACTAAACGCCGTTCGCATATCTTGTCGATCCTCCTGTTCGAGTAGTAATTTATCTTACGACCGATTTGACGTGAGACTGGCCTTAGTGGTTCCGTTTTAGTTTAATAGTAGAAAGTAGAAAGCTGAAAGTAGAGTCCTCATAGGGCTTTCCACTTTCAGCTTTCCACTGAATCAGCTTATCTTACGTTGATGCTTGCCAATTGGAGATTTGAATGCGTAAGCTCACCGACGTTATCCCTGACCTTAAGCGGCTGAGGCTGGTCAGTCAGGATGTATGAGTCTGCGGATATATTCGGGGAATATTTGATATCGGACGAATACGAGCCGTATTGCGACATAGCCATTTGCTGACCGGGCTGAGTGCGCACGCCATCAACCCCACCGGCAGACATTATCACAAGGGCAAAACCCGACACAGCCAGAGCGGCCGCAACCGGACTTAGTTTCCGGTGCAGGAGATGAACCGCACAGTTGAGTATTTTCTGATATCGCGGCACTTCGACGGCATCCAGATTTGTCATTATTGAAGCGGCAAAATCCGCTCTGGGCTTAACGGCATCGAGCCTGAAGAGCATCTGTTTCACCAGTCTTATCGATTCATATTCTTCGGCGCAATCCGCGCAATCGCCCAGATGTCTTCTGATCTCGAGCATTTCCACACCTGTAAGCTCACCATCTACATAAGCGGACATTAAACTCACTACTCGTCTGCAATTCATAGCCTGCCACCTACCTTACACAAACTGACCAGCATACACTTTTAACTTGTTTCTCAATAACCGTCTGCCCCTGTGCAATCGCGACCTGACAGTGCCGATATTAGTATCGGTAACCTCCGCGATCTCTTCATAGGACAAACCCTCGATATCGGCATAAATCACCGTCAGGCGAAATACCTCAGGCAAAGTGTCCAGCGCCTCCTGAATACGGCTGTCCATCTCTCTCGATAGAACAGTCTCCTCAGGTCCGCATGCCTTGTCCGCGATATCCATCGCCACCTCGCCCTCGGCAGTCGCCACCGGCTGGTCCAGTGACCGGATCATCGCCTTGGGCTTCCGGCGAAGCTTGTCTATAAACACGTTGGACATTATCTTATATAGCCAGCTATCAAAAGGAAGTTCCCGTCGATATTGCCCAAAAAACCTGAATGCCCTAATAAACGCATCCTGAACCAGGTCCTCCGCGTCCGCATGATTGCCGGCCATTCTGTATGCTATGTTGTACGCCTGCTTATGATAACGTTCGACAAGCGCGTCAAACTCTCTCCTGTCATCGCTCCGAGCCACGTCGGAAACGGTATCAGCAAGTTCAACCAAAGCGGCCTCCACCTTTCTTCCTTTACTAAAATACGCTAGGCAGCGAGCACGAGTTCCCGGTTATACCCGGTCAAATTACCTGTTTTTCAGATGAATTTCGCGCTAACCCTAACCTCGCATTGCCCAATACACCATCATTATACTAAGGTATGCCGCGCGTTACAAGTCTGAGTCAGGTCGATACTGTGTCGAAAAAAGTTATCACTTTGGGTTTAAAATACTTGACAGGCTACTTGTAACTTCGTTAAAATTACGCGGATGGAATTGGGCGTTCTAGTTATGCGAGCGCCTTCGAACGCGTGCAGTCGGAGCAGACGAAAGTAGTGCACCGGCAATCAACATCGAAGGGACGTGATGTATTGACGGAAAAAAGGCTAAGCAGCGTCTTACTCGCAATTATATTTGTATTTACATCGACCGCAGCTTTTGCAGGCTCGATCTCATATAAAGTCAAGAATGGCGATACTCTATGGGCTATCGCAAAAAGATATCACACCAGCCCAAGTAAAATAGCCGCAGCTAATGGTGTCGGTGAGAATGCAACACTCTCACTCGGCAAGAACATTAAAATTCCTTCAAAAGCCAATGTTCCTCAAGTCAAACAAAAAGCGGCAGTGAAACCGGCATACGGTTACGCGATCCACACAAAGAAAGACAACGTCTGCCTGAGAAAAGGACCGGGGACCGGCAGCAATAAGATATCCACACTCTCAGTCGGAACCACAGCCAAATTGCTTGCAACCAGGGGAGCATGGGCTAAGGTTGCTCTTTCGAATGGAACATGCGGGTATGTGCATAGATCACTTATAACAAAAGGCCAAGGTTCTGCATCAACCGCTAACAACAGCAATGTTAGAATGGCATGCGCAAGCCAGGCAAGTGATAATCTGATACAAACCGCATTGGCTTGCCGTGGCTCCAGATACATACGAGGCGGAACAAGCCGTGGCGGTTTTGACTGCTCAGGCTTTACGCGATACGTATTTGCTAAGTATGGCATTTCTCTTCCCCACTCATCAGCCGCGCAGGCCGGATTAGGCACGGCGGTCTCACGCAACAGTCTAAAGTCGGGTGATTTGGTATTTTTCCAGACATACAGGCGTGGAATATCTCATGTGGGCATTTATGTCGGCGGCGGGCAATTCGTGCATGCAGCCACATACGGCAGAGGTGTCAGAGTCGATTCACTTAACTCGGGATACTACTCCAGCAGATTTCGCTGCGCAAGACGCGTAAAATAATCCATCTTTCGAGTTTTTGACTCCGGCGTCTATTTGTATGGGTTTTTGTGTGCCCCGACAAGCAGCGCAATATATGAAGATACGAGAAGCAGCGTAAATACCCCTATATGTAAAGGCGTGCTCCCGTAGTTTCCTACCGCGAGCGCTAAAACGAGCAGAACGAAGTTGGTTATACTTGCTACGATGAAGACAACCGAGTAGAGCCAATACATCAGCTTTCTTGCCGATACCACTTTCAACGATTCCTGCACGTACCGATAATACGAGTGTACGCCCATAACGACGGTCAGCAAAAACACCGAGATAACCCTGAAAACATAAAACCAGTTTGTGCCGCCCATGTTATCATGCACGATACTTTTCTCCATTCGGATGTCTAGGCCATTGTAGCACAGAGCGGGGCAACGGGCAATCAAATGAAGTCAGTAATCGCTGCATTTTTATCGATAAGTGCTGCCATGCCGAGCCGAAGCCGAATTATCCCAAGAATGCCTGTTGCGCCCCACCCGATTATATGAATTTTAGCTGACCAAGAACAGGATTAATCTGCAAATCTTGCACTTACCTATACACAGTTACAAAAGATGGTTTACGGCCAAAGGGTAAGGGCAAAGCGGATTCGCTTGGATGGAATGAGATATGGATCGGGGCGGTGATACTGATGCCGACCGCGCTCGATACGTATCGTTACAAACACCCAGACGTAAAGTGGGCTGTTATGGCGAGCCGATTGAGCAAGCATGATTGCGCCGGCTCTCGACACGCCGTAATTGACGCTCTAAGCGCGCGCGTGTTACGATAAGCAAGAAAGCGTGATATATTCGCCCTCCAGGTAAGATGCCTGGATAGATAGCAATGACTTACAATATGATTGCGGGGATAGTATGCTGACGATTGATGAACAGTTTGATGTGATTAAGCGCGGGACAATTGAGATTGTACCGGAAGAGGGTCTTAAGGCAAAGCTCAAGAAAGCTCAAGGAACCGGCAAGCAACTAAAAATTAAGCTGGGGCTTGACCCGACTGCACCCTATATTCATCTGGGACATGGTGTTGTGCTGCGCAAAATGAGGCAGTTTCAGGACTTCGGACATGAAGTCATCATTATAATAGGCGACTTCACTGCATCTATCGGCGACCCGAGTGGAAAATCAATTACGCGACCGCAGCTCACCGCTGAAGAGATCGCTGAAAACGCCAAGACATACTACGATCAGTACTGCATGATTCTTGACCCAGCCAAGACCAGGGTTGTTTTCAACAGCGAGTGGCTCGGCAAGCTCAGTTTTACGGACGTTATAAAGATCATGTCAAAGGTGACTGTGGCGAGGATTCTCGAAAGAGATGATTTCGAGACGCGACTTGCCGAAGGCCGTCCGATCAGCATGCACGAGCTTCTGTATCCTGTATGCCAGGCATATGATTCCGTGTTTTTGCAATCGGATGTTGAGATAGGTGGGACAGATCAGAAGTTCAATATCCTGATGGGACGCGATCTGCAGACACAGTTTGGTCAGGAAGAACAAGTCGGACTCTTTATGCCGATTCTGCCGGGTCTGGACGGCGTACTCAAGATGTCCAAGTCGCTGGGCAACTATGTGGGAATCACCGAGGAGCCAAAGGATATGTTCGGCAAGCTGATGTCGATACCCGATGATGTTATGCCGAGCTTTTATGAGCTGTGCACTGATGTCCCCCTCGACGAGATCGAGCGGATCAAGAAGAACCTGACGGACGGCTCGATGCACCCGATGGATGCCAAGAAGCGACTCGCACGCGAGATTGTGTCGATTTATCACTCACCCGAAGCGGCTGCACGGGCTCAGGCAGAGTTTGAGCGCGTATTCAGCCAGCATGAGGTTCCAACCGATATGCCGGAGGTCTATGTTACAAGTCTGATGGAAGACGGCAAGGTGTGGATAGTCAAACTTCTTACAGCGGCTAATATGGCTCCATCCAACAGCGAGGCGCGCAGGCTAGTCCAGCAGGGCGGGGTTACGATAGATGGTGAAAAAGTCGCCGGTCCATCGGCTAATGTAGAGGTCAAGGACGACCAGGTGCTGCGCGCAGGCAAGCTCAAATTTGCAAGAATCAAGCTCTAAGAGCACAGACCGTAGGGTCAGTATTCGGAAATCCTGACCCAGGTTGTTTTTTTGTAACCGGTCCCAGGATTAATTTTGTCCAAATGACAAAAGCCATGTGACTCATATGTTCACATGGCTTTTGCATTGATTTATCGCCGATAACGAACTATCCCTCGATCTTCAGCTCAGCAACCGCCGCAACAGTATCGCTGGGCACGTCAAACTGCAGCGCGCCATCTTCCTTGTGGAACGGCAGCTCAATCGACTTTCCGCCGGGTTGATACAAAGTCACACTGCTGACCTGCTCCACATCTGAGGTACTTACGCTGACAGTCTTGTCCTGTATGGCTCTGCCCGGCAGACGAGTATTTTTACCGACTATACTGGCCAGCAGAGAACCCGATCTGCTGCGGAATATTCCTCCCTTGTACATCTTCGGGAAGCTTATGGGCTTAGGATCAAAGACCCACTTTCTGCGGAAAAGTTTCTCAACCAGCGGGACATACATATCGTAAAGATCGGCTGACGGCGCAGCTTCGCTGTAGCTGGTATAGCCCGCGCCGTGCACCAGACAGCTCTGGAACATCAGCTCGATGTCCGCATCGCCTGATTGATACACCAGGAAGAACATAGGTTTAGCCAACCCATAATACTGCAATCGATCACACAGCCATCCCTCGCCTTCAGCCATAAAACCGTCTATATACTTAAATATGCCCACGCCATATGGAGCATTCGCCATAATCGCTTTGTTCGGATGAAGCAGAGACGAAAGAAGCTCCAGGTGAGGATAATAGTTGAGGCCGGTCATGTAAGCAGGACGGTTATCCACTGCCGTTATGCCGTCATCGTGAGCGGTGTCCTGATGGTTATAGCACGGCTGGTCCAGAAAGACTCCGTCCATCTCAGGATATCGCGACACCAAACCTTTTATCTGCCGGGTCATATCTTTGCCGAAGGGAAGCGAAGGGTCTGAGTTCATAAGAAGCGTGCCGGGCCAGGCGCTGGTGTTGCTGCCATAATAATCCTGCACCCTCGATCCGATGAACGCCGGATCGAGCAGTTTTTCGTCACCGTCACCAGTGACTTGAATATAAGGCATGGCCGCTGAGCCGACTGCATGGAGGTTCTGGATTGTGCGGCGGATCGCATCAATCGTGATAATAGCGTCGTCGTCCCTATCATGACCGCTGCGCCAGCTCTCAACTCCTTCAGGATGATAATTGCCGTAGGCAGGGAAGTGACGATGTATCTCGTGCCACTTGAGCCCCAACCCTGCCATCGCCTTGGCTTCTTCAAGTGAGACATTCCACCTACCGGATATATGACCGCCCCAAAGGTTGTCGATTATGTTTGAGCGAGGCTCGAAATACTCATTGAACCTCTCATAGAGCCAGCCGAGTGAGCTGCGCCAGTCGCCTGTGGTGCCTCGCAAAAGCAAACTAGTTTCAGCGGATCGCGACGGGCTCAAAGCCATCCAATCGAACTGTATCTGCAAATTAGGCTCTCGGTAGGCGCTAATGAACCTGAAGCGCGGAGTAATGAAATCGAACGGTTTTGTCAGGAGCAGGCCAACGTTCTCATCTTCGAGATAAGAACACAGCGCAGGCATTGTGATTCCGCTTGTAGCCTCACCGTATTCCAACGCGACTTCTGCAAACATATGCGGGGCTGTGGGCATATTGTCGCGTGCTGCCCAGAAAGAGATCGGATACATCGGCTGAGGCCACGGTATACAATAGCTCACTGCACACGAACGATACTCACCAGCATCCAATATAACCCGGCTTGTCCAACTTATGGCGCCATCTTCGAACCCATAAGTCTCGCGAAGCAGCCAGGGTGCTCCGTGAAATGTCTTTTCTATTGTCAGGCTGTCTTTGCCTTCAGAAAAAATGACGCTGCCAAGATCCCTACGGTCGAATGTCTTTCGCATAAGATCATCCCGGACTGTCACATCCCCGGGATGCGCTGACCATGTGAACTGCTTGCCCTGAATGACGACAAGACTCGACAAGCAGCCTGTTTTCTTATCCAGATCGAGTGTGAGGTTACCTGCTGAAATTTGCCAGCCGCTGGCCGTTCGCACAATTGCGTTCAATTACCGACTCTCCTTATATAATATGATGTATCAATTATACCAGATAAGCAGTATCCATTTGAAAGAGTGCTCGCAGCTTTTTTAGTTTTATCGAAGGCCAAAGAATGCTTAGTGGATGCCCGAGGAAAATATAATATACTATTCCGACTGCATTACTTGTCATTACTGTAAGACAACTCTATAAGGAGACTACCAGAATGAGCAAAAAGATCGTTTCGTTGAGAACGATAATAGAGACACAAAAGCCTCATATATCCGTTTTTAGGTGCACTTTCTAAAGCTATCCTCATCCAAGCTGATTTTCACGCTCGGAATGCCTGAATTTTGGTCGACCAAGAGTTAAGATCACACAAACGGCTCTATGTTTTTCAGAGCCGTTTTCTATATGTCGATACGCACAATGATCAGTGCTGCGTCGAACTCATCTGACGCTTGTTGATATATAGTGTGATCGCCAGCGCGATCAAAGGTATTACGAGACCAGGTATATGGATGATTGCCTGCTGGGTTTTCGACCGCGCCGCCCATTGATCCACCATAAACATGATACCGAACCAGATGTTTATAAGCGCTATGATCCGATGATTCCGAATGCTGATCGCAACCCTCGGCGAGGATCGGTCCGGACTGAGGAAAAAAATATCGCGCACATCCTGTATGCGTCCCTCGGCAAAGAGACTCAGTGCATATCTTATCGTGTGGCAGGCCTGCTCTGCCAAATCGGCGTTGCTGATAGTCGTTGTGCATACTCCGTCCGTCCCAATGGTCATCTGTGTTCGGCTTGGCACAATGCCGATAGTTTCCAATGGATTGCGCGACATGCTGAAGAGCGAGAGGCAGACGGTATCTCCTTCAAAACGATAGTCGCGCACCTGCCGCATTTCAGCTAGCAGCCTGGCGAAAGTACGCAGATCAAGCTTCGACAGTTTACGAGAAAGTCGCATATCGATCTCTGGCAGCCCAGCTATGCGCGAGAACGGATTGTAGCTACTCACTGCCCACATTGGCGGCATTTGTGGATCAGTGAAATAGCTAATGATGCCTATCACAATAAACGCCACCGCACCGGTAACATCGGGCGCATCGAAGAATGCAGCCGCCACAATAGCAGCAAAGATGACTCCGTACATCAGAATGCGCGATGTTGCGCCGGGGATGCGTATCCGACCGAGTAGTTGAGGGCTGACTCCAATGATTACAAGCAAAAACATACAGCCAATAACCACCGCTTCGATTCGCACTGCAGTCATCGGGCCGACAAATCTATTTAGCACGAAAAATGCAGTGACGGTTGCGAACGTTTTAAAGGCGGCCTTCCTATATACCCTCCTGATCATCGCTCTGGCTGTTTGGTTCTGAGGAGCATCTTCCAGGCTGGACTCTTCGAGTCTGCTGAACAGGGAGTAGAACACCCATAAAGGTAGCGCAGAAACTGCTACCGTCCACAACATAAATGAGATGCTTGCGGACAGTTTTCCGAGAACAGCCAAGAGGCCGACTCCGGTCGCACCCTTTGGCGTAAGAGGAAGCAAGACAATGACTGATCGTGTGAAACCTCTGCTCGGCTGCATGTCGGAAAGGGATTCTTCCAGCATATGCTCAAGCTGAGTGCGCAGCGCGGTCCTTGCCCGGTGCAGTCTTGTGCGCATGGTTTGCTCGGCTATTCCCAATGCCGAAGAGGCCTCAGCTATACTCTTGCCTTCCACGTAGAATAGAGTCAGCGCCTCGCGGTGGATGACCGGTAGCTTGGCAAAGGAGTCCCAGAGCTGCTGTGATAGAGACTCGCGGTCCTCTTCTTGCGGCCCGGCCTCTGCGGATTCAAGAACAGCCAATCTATTGTGGAAGGCATTCTCACGCTTTATCCCACGCCCCAGCGAACCGCAGACGTTTCGAGCAATCCTTGCCAGCCATCCTGCGAATTTGCCGGGTTCGCGGAGCGTGCCAAGATAAGTATACGCTTTGACGAATGTCTCCTGGGCAGCGTCTTCAGAAAGGTCGACATCACCAAGATTACTCCATGCGATGCCGTAAACCATCTTCTTGTATTTGTCTACGAGTTTCCCATAGCCGTCCTTGTCACCTAGCAGGACAGCGTTTACTAGGAAAGAATCGTCTGTATACATTGCTTACCTCCGATGTCTTTGACTTAATGACGTCGGACATCGTCGAAGGTTACCGGCAAATATTATATCATTCCGCAGAGGCTAGACACATTGAAAGGTCTGCCGGAAAGTTGTGCGCACATCGTGAGGGCAAGAGTTCATAATTAGCTCTTGATGGAGGTGGTCGGGCAAGAGCTAAGTCTACGAACTATTCTATGACCGGTTGGCTGACAGATTTCACATTCATGCCACAGGTTTTCGCAGCTACCTCGGCCACAAGATAGGCTGTGGAAAAGCTTCAATATTGAGCTCAATATAGCTCTTGGATATGCGCAGTCTCAGAAATCATGGATGTGTTTCGCAACTTGCGTCTCGGTCGATTTGAGCAAAAGTCAGTTCTATGAAACAGAAACGAACACAAATAGGTCATTATTTGTGCCATCGGCCCAAATCTCATGAGCAAGCATTTGATAGGGCAAGAGTTAAAATCACGAACCGCTCTACGTTTTGTGGCAAGTTCTTCTACACCTGCAGACAGCGACTATGTTATGTTGTCGTTTGCTTCATCAGTCTCTCTTTCCTCGCAATTGAGGGGAGCTTTGTGCCTTACTACAACTGCTGAACTGCGCCTCCTGGCTGGACTCAGTTGGAACTCCTACTCAGATGAGCATTTTGCAAGTAGCATTCAACCACCGCTAGGTGACTCCACCACAGCCCGCATTTGGGCGACTGCTTCCGAGGGGTTGCATCCGAAATACCGCTTGAACTCCCGGCTGAACTGGGATGCGCTTTCGTAGCCTACTCTGCTGGCGGCGCTGCTGGCGCTGATGCCGTCCTGTATCATCATTACTTTCGCTTTGTGCAGGCGGATGCTCTTGAGATATTGCAGCGGCGAGACGGCAGTAACGGCCTTGAAGTTGCTGTGGAATGAGGACACACTCATGTTCGCTTCGCTGGCTAGTGTGCTGATATCAAGCTCCGAACCATACTCCGTGTGCATCCGCTTCATCACCTTCGCGATTTGGCTGAAGCGGCTATGACGAGCTGCCAGTAGTCGCAGTGCTCCACCTTGCTCACCGCACAGCACTCTGTAGATGATCTCTCTAACGATCTGCGGTCCCAGCATACGCCCATCAAGAG harbors:
- a CDS encoding zf-HC2 domain-containing protein gives rise to the protein MNCRRVVSLMSAYVDGELTGVEMLEIRRHLGDCADCAEEYESIRLVKQMLFRLDAVKPRADFAASIMTNLDAVEVPRYQKILNCAVHLLHRKLSPVAAALAVSGFALVIMSAGGVDGVRTQPGQQMAMSQYGSYSSDIKYSPNISADSYILTDQPQPLKVRDNVGELTHSNLQLASINVR
- a CDS encoding sigma-70 family RNA polymerase sigma factor, which codes for MVELADTVSDVARSDDRREFDALVERYHKQAYNIAYRMAGNHADAEDLVQDAFIRAFRFFGQYRRELPFDSWLYKIMSNVFIDKLRRKPKAMIRSLDQPVATAEGEVAMDIADKACGPEETVLSREMDSRIQEALDTLPEVFRLTVIYADIEGLSYEEIAEVTDTNIGTVRSRLHRGRRLLRNKLKVYAGQFV
- a CDS encoding NlpC/P60 family protein, which produces MTEKRLSSVLLAIIFVFTSTAAFAGSISYKVKNGDTLWAIAKRYHTSPSKIAAANGVGENATLSLGKNIKIPSKANVPQVKQKAAVKPAYGYAIHTKKDNVCLRKGPGTGSNKISTLSVGTTAKLLATRGAWAKVALSNGTCGYVHRSLITKGQGSASTANNSNVRMACASQASDNLIQTALACRGSRYIRGGTSRGGFDCSGFTRYVFAKYGISLPHSSAAQAGLGTAVSRNSLKSGDLVFFQTYRRGISHVGIYVGGGQFVHAATYGRGVRVDSLNSGYYSSRFRCARRVK
- the tyrS gene encoding tyrosine--tRNA ligase, producing MLTIDEQFDVIKRGTIEIVPEEGLKAKLKKAQGTGKQLKIKLGLDPTAPYIHLGHGVVLRKMRQFQDFGHEVIIIIGDFTASIGDPSGKSITRPQLTAEEIAENAKTYYDQYCMILDPAKTRVVFNSEWLGKLSFTDVIKIMSKVTVARILERDDFETRLAEGRPISMHELLYPVCQAYDSVFLQSDVEIGGTDQKFNILMGRDLQTQFGQEEQVGLFMPILPGLDGVLKMSKSLGNYVGITEEPKDMFGKLMSIPDDVMPSFYELCTDVPLDEIERIKKNLTDGSMHPMDAKKRLAREIVSIYHSPEAAARAQAEFERVFSQHEVPTDMPEVYVTSLMEDGKVWIVKLLTAANMAPSNSEARRLVQQGGVTIDGEKVAGPSANVEVKDDQVLRAGKLKFARIKL
- a CDS encoding sigma-70 family RNA polymerase sigma factor encodes the protein MYTDDSFLVNAVLLGDKDGYGKLVDKYKKMVYGIAWSNLGDVDLSEDAAQETFVKAYTYLGTLREPGKFAGWLARIARNVCGSLGRGIKRENAFHNRLAVLESAEAGPQEEDRESLSQQLWDSFAKLPVIHREALTLFYVEGKSIAEASSALGIAEQTMRTRLHRARTALRTQLEHMLEESLSDMQPSRGFTRSVIVLLPLTPKGATGVGLLAVLGKLSASISFMLWTVAVSALPLWVFYSLFSRLEESSLEDAPQNQTARAMIRRVYRKAAFKTFATVTAFFVLNRFVGPMTAVRIEAVVIGCMFLLVIIGVSPQLLGRIRIPGATSRILMYGVIFAAIVAAAFFDAPDVTGAVAFIVIGIISYFTDPQMPPMWAVSSYNPFSRIAGLPEIDMRLSRKLSKLDLRTFARLLAEMRQVRDYRFEGDTVCLSLFSMSRNPLETIGIVPSRTQMTIGTDGVCTTTISNADLAEQACHTIRYALSLFAEGRIQDVRDIFFLSPDRSSPRVAISIRNHRIIALINIWFGIMFMVDQWAARSKTQQAIIHIPGLVIPLIALAITLYINKRQMSSTQH